The following nucleotide sequence is from Methanofastidiosum sp..
ATTGTCGTCGCCTGCCATTTCAAAATCAGCACTATTAAAAAATTCTGCTTTGACAAGTGCTTCAATAAACATTTTTGCAGTATTGTATGGGCTAAGCCCTTTTTGGAATTCCATGCCAAGGTCTTTCCAAGATTCGATAAATGGCTTAATAGCTATGGTCCCCCATCTCCTGTAAAAAAGTTTTGGTTTATCAAAGAATATATTTGCGGTATTTTCAACTCCGTAAAGCCAAGCATTCATAATAGTGCTTGTATATTTCAATTTAACATTGATGTCCATTTAATTCACCTTTGAGAATTTAGCAATTTAAATTCAATTCACATTTGAACTTATGATATTTAAAGTTTTCCTTGGATTAAATTTAAAAAAATTAAGATTTATTTAACATGAAAATAAAATTAGAAATAATACAATTTGAATCTTAATAAAGGTAAATTTATTTTAGAACGCCAAATTTACAGGTATCAATGCATTTTTTGCATCGTATACATTCAGATTGATCGACAATCCCTTTTGTAATTGCTTCTGTTTCGCACACTCTATCACAAAGTGTACAGTTCTTGCAACCGTTCTTCGCTTTTATTTTGTATATCGAGAATTTGGAAAATATAGCTAATACGGCCCCATATGGACAAATATATCTACAAAATGGCCTTGAGATTAGTAGTGATGCTCCAGAGACGATAGCTATGGAAATTATCCCATATAATGTAAAATTAAATGAGAACAGGTAAGAAAATGGATCAATTTTTTGGAAAAAAGGATACTTGGTAGACACGACTATCGCCACGATTATTAAAGCAAAAAAATATTTGAAATATTTTAGAACTTTGTCTAATTTTTGTGGCATTCTGAATTTTGTTAATTTGTTACCTATTTCTGCCAAAAGCTGTTGCCAAGCGCCGATAGGGCAGGCATATCCACAAAATACTCTACCAAATACAACGGAGAATCCTATTGGCAATATGAATAATAAAGACCAGTAAATATAATTACCTCTTGTAGCCCCTATTAAATACAAAGCAAGTTGTTGTAAAGACCCCACTACACAAAGGCATCCGCCACGAATAAATCCAAGATATATTAAAGATATAGCCAATGCCAAATATCTTATTTCTTTTCTTCTTAATTTGAAAAAATAGAGCGTGCCTAATAACATTAACCCAAATGTGACTAAAAGATCTTCTTTCAATATTTTTTCTAGATGATTTATTGGTTCTAATTCGTCATTAAAATGACCAGAATTTATTATAGTACTATCGCCATATATTTTTTTATTGGATTCTATAAATAATGCCTCGGCCTGTTCCTTTACCAGGCTATTGGTAATACCATATGGCCTTAGGCTCTCTATTCTTGTTTTAGGTGAAACATTAATTTTTAATCTATCCATCAGTTCTTTGGTATCAATAGAATAAGCATTAGCAACTTCTTCGATAGACATAGTTTTA
It contains:
- a CDS encoding 4Fe-4S binding protein — encoded protein: MEYLFKRIEFDLIIDFMRKTSIFLLTLFIFIIIDLNFVYSWDDCPFGETDSNCVYPGDCGKYVDTNNNIVCDRSEPTPGTIQNKSLIIPQDVTLPEIKGNVIKTMSIEEVANAYSIDTKELMDRLKINVSPKTRIESLRPYGITNSLVKEQAEALFIESNKKIYGDSTIINSGHFNDELEPINHLEKILKEDLLVTFGLMLLGTLYFFKLRRKEIRYLALAISLIYLGFIRGGCLCVVGSLQQLALYLIGATRGNYIYWSLLFILPIGFSVVFGRVFCGYACPIGAWQQLLAEIGNKLTKFRMPQKLDKVLKYFKYFFALIIVAIVVSTKYPFFQKIDPFSYLFSFNFTLYGIISIAIVSGASLLISRPFCRYICPYGAVLAIFSKFSIYKIKAKNGCKNCTLCDRVCETEAITKGIVDQSECIRCKKCIDTCKFGVLK